The Maniola hyperantus chromosome 24, iAphHyp1.2, whole genome shotgun sequence genome contains the following window.
tgaagtctaccaatccgcacatggccagcgtggttattatgacttatgactatggccaaaaccctcactctgagagactgtgctctgtagtgagccggcgataggttgaccatgatgatgataacatatggatccgagacatggtcgctaactatgggcctcataagaaagctcagagtcactcagcgggcgatggagagagctatgtgcggagtttctctatacgtgatcaaatcagaaacgaggagatccgtaggagaactagagtaaccgacatagctcaacgggttgcgaagctgaattgtcaatgggcaggacacatggTTAGTGCCAGCAGACTAAGGGtaagatttatagagcgcactctgacttagaaacgagacagagctatatctaaatatataaaaggaaaaggtgactgactgactcatctatcaacacacagctcaaactactggacggatcatgctgaaatttagcatacagatagctattatgacgtaggcatccgctaagaaaggatttttgaaaaatcaacccctaaggggttgcaATAGCGGTTTGAAGTgtgtgtccacgcggacgaagtcgcgagcataagctagtctctcacattttttttttttttttttgatagatatagcgagcaagcgagcaggcgggtcacctgatgttaagtgattaccgccgcccatgaacatttgcagcaccagaggagccgccgatgcgttgccggcctttaggaatttgttggtccgccccttgaataaccccatgttataatctagtgggaacaccgccgatgggagttggttccacagtttgcacgtgcgtggaaagaaggatctggcgcagcggacggtcgaagtgcaccagacacccagatggtgagggtgaaattccttacggtggcgcgcggtgcggttgtagaaaaaagagggtggaatgaggtcaaaaagctcttcagagcactccccattatacaggcgatagaacacgcatagagagctaacgtctctgcggtgctccaggctttccaacgagccggttagtttgggatcgtccacaagtcgaacagcccgcctttggatccgatcaaatggaaggagttggtactggggtgctccagcccaaaggtgggagcagtactccatgtgagggcggacttgcgccttatagagtaggagcctatgctcgggcgcgaagtaccgctttgctctgttgagcaccccaagctttttggaggctaatttggccttgctttccaaatggtcgcggtcacataaatctgtctcgttttagtctgagcaaagtcaaagtagccTCTATAGGTCTCAGCCTCAGTGTTGCTGTCAAAAATGAGTGACTTACCACTGAGACACACAGAACACACATAGCCAATGGTGAGCAGCTCCCTGTGACAGAAGCAAGCGGCCCTGTAGTCCACTCTACCCCGCCCGGGTAACACCAACTCTTTGCGCTCCCACGCTTCTGGCAGAAATACCCACtggaataaagaaaataatactaagggccggttgtttcaacaaactttgacggacacgtaacctttaaatatggcgctaacgaacgtaagtaaagaaaaagcgttgattcagcatctattagcgctaacgttcgttaaaaagttacgtttacgttaaccagcgctggcgccattggtgttcgtcaaatcagttcgtaacttcatacttcctacatacggaatattttatttacaaattataatggaatcaatttaattcaaagcttttaatggtagtttttttgaagatgaaagagaatttgtaagaaagaaaaagtgtttaaaatgcgaagtagcaatattaataactatgtatataatttagagcctcaatagctcaacgggtaaaggagtggactgaaaaccgaaaggtcgacggttcaaaccccgcccgttgcactattgtcgtacctactcctagcacaagcttgacgcttagttggagaggaaaggggaatattagtcatttaacatggctaatattcttaaaaaaaaaaaaaaaaaaatatatatacttaaaatgaaataaaaaaaggatacggaaaagtaagttaatttttagtattagtttcgcaaccaaaataacaatgacgaacagttttttgtacaatgaagcaacgcacgtaaattaacagatgttaaagttcgtctacgtctgttaaattttaacgaacgtatcttacgaagaccaatggtttgaaacaaccggcccttagtctaATAATACTTGTGCTCCTGAAAGTGTAGGGGTCCCTAGTAAAACATGTCGACTCACCAATAAATACTGCAGCAAGCCGTCCAAGGAAGGGACCTTCAAGTAGAGACCCCCTGTGATGTCACAGCCTTGTTGCAGTAAACTTAGATGCTTGTCCAACGAGCATACGTCTAATAATACTTGCTGCTTCTGAAAATAGACATCCatatattaaaaatgtgaaatttacgtgtgtctgtctgactgtctgctagcttttcacggcccaacagtaaccgattttgatgaaatttggtacagagtaagcttatatcccgggaaagggcataggctactttttatcccgaaaaatgaaacagttcccacgggatttttaagaacctaaatccacgcggacgaagtcgcggacatcctCTAATTTTTCATATCACAAAGTCATTTTCAGAGCGAGATGGTCTCTGAcaaaatttttagtatttaaagTTAGCTAACTATGGATtccataagaaagctcagactTCAGAGTCACTCatcgagcgatggagagagctatcgcTTGGAGTTTCGCTAtgagatcaaatcagaaatgaggagatcaatTGGAGAGCCAGAATAATCGATGTAGCTCAGTGGGTTACGAAgctgggcagggcacatagttcgaaaaaccaataGGTGTCTTAGGGGGTTGGCGGCTTCGTAACGGAAGGCGCAGTTATGGAAGACCTCCTCCAACTGGGtggacatcaaacgagtcgcaggaagctgctggattcaggcggcgcaagtccgtggcgtgtggaagtccatacgagagacatatgtccagcagtggacgtctatcggttctataagccatttacagtgcgacaaggctctcttggcacttaaatgacattgacagggggacgCTGCTGGAGGACAAAGGCTTAGAccattcaaacaagaacaaagaggacacttgacggcaacgttagttccgattttcgccacgcgccaagatagtcatgtcgcactgtaactggtattttaaagtaattttacTACTTACTTTGATTAATGTAATGAatgttatatttagactaatcAATTATGTGTTAAGTTTCATTACTCCAGGGATGGGCGATAGAATTGCGACGCAGTAATTCACTAATGCAGTCgattgtgttgtttttgtttacacatattattttactgattattaattattatagtggttttgtaaattaattgattgtgtaccaagtgattaattaacaaattctaattctaatttctGGCGCATATCTTACCTGCGCAGTAAAGAACACATTCATGTAGTTGATGTACTGCTGTGCGGTGTCACAGCTGCCTGTCACGATGAGGATGCGGCTGCTCAAGCGAATCCCGGGCGGAGACTGTCTCCGCATCTGTATTCAATCATCCATACTGTAGGaaagagggtaggaaacttgtttcttgtgtctaaattctaaattcaaaataaattattcttcttattcttcttcttatactaaatttcagcccgatacatccaatagtttgagctgtgcgttgatagttccccttttatacaacgttagttttattataagaaaaatctgaaagtttgttcagaatcagtaacagaatcgattgcaatcatttttacaacgtattatattttgaccaaaaaaaatcCTGCCAGTTTGGACACCTAGTGGAATAACCGCATGATTGGAGCCGTGCAAGCGAGAGcacgcacgatcgacgccagccgtctcgttcgctcacagccgctcgctcggggtgaccatgtttttgcgatgacaacgactcaacacaacaagcttttAACTTCGTAAATtctcattaaatatttttgaatctaaatatataaaaggaaaaggtgactgactgactgatctatcaacgcacagctcaaaccactggacggatcgggctgaaatttggcatgcagatagccactatgacgtaggcatccgctaagaaagaatttttgaaaattcaacccctaaggccgTAAAATATGGGTtagaaatttgcgtagtccacgcggacgaagtcgcgggcataagctagtatattatattctttatgtaaaatacacgtgtttcggtttttgcgttagctaaaactaacgttgtagaTTCAGgagggtgtgatgacgtgacgcgagggctcagtgattcgtcaacttgggacaactgccccccccccccccccccgcaccGCGCCACTACCGCGGGAGCCTACTCACTCAGTTATGCGCTATAACTGTAATAATTGAGCCTCAGCGATTAAAGGAGCCGAGGACAGGAATCCGTAAGGTTGGCGGTTAAAAGTTTAAGCCCCACCCattgcgctattgtcgtacctactcctaccacaagctttacgcttagttggaggagaaaggAGAATAGCTATCAGTCACAATCAACATGGACATGGAATCACACattcgcatttttttttaaatatcagttaaaaaaaatgcgaaagtgtgtctgtttgtctgctagctttttacaacCCATCCGTTTGACCAATTTTGACGAGATTTCGTACTGCAATAGCATTCTGATATGTGGAAGGATatgctacttttgatcctggatttttttttaaacctatagCCACCTGGATAAACCAGCCTAGAGCGAaaaaagttgcaggcatcatctagtaaataataagatAAGGTTTTTGAAGATGCGGTGTTTGAATTCTCAACTGGTGGTCGATTCCCAGACGACAAAAGACATAAGAGACACTATAGTTGTCTTacatgcaataaaaaaattttgatttttaggcCGCAATTATACCagtaagttttacttacgtaaATATGATTAACTTACGATAAATTCTCAAACGTAAACATTCTTGTAAGTGCGTAAATACGTAAGcgacttacgtgagtaaaacttacaggtgtaatcgtgaCCTTATACCTACCCTAGTAATAAAACATAGTGCCATGGCCAAAGCTCCAGCCAATAAGGACTCCCCCGGCCTTTCCTCTTGAGGCTGACTCTTGATTAAGTTCACTAATCTGTAACAATACTATGGTGATAGACCTATAAACTCTGGTGGAAGCAATACcagagattttattttattttattcgtttatttgcaatcaacagcgacacatacaatataattttacataataactgactgaaaataaggccaaataggattacaattttgttttacagattacttaagtagttattaattataaatttataacagcacgtttgaagagaccaaataatttaaacaagctttacaatattatgtggCGTTCATATTCCATGGCGTGAATAATTCATACTCGTTGATGAGTAACGGAGAAAACGCACTCAtctgatccgagtccgtgaaaatacgttgctttttagggttccatacctcaaaaggaaaaacggaacccttataggattccCTGGATAGAATAaccctgtctgtctgtatgtcaagaaacctacagggtacttcccgttgacctagaatcatgaaatttggcaggtaggtaggtcttatatcagacattagggaaaaatctgaaaaccgtgaatttgtggtcacatcacaagaaaaaaaaaatttgtttcgaacaaatattgctattttcgacattcaaagtaagattgctatatcaagtggggtatcatatgaaagggttttacctgtacattctaaaacagatttttatttatttttatacataatagtttttttaattcatcgtacaaaatgtcgataaaatacaattgttgtacggaaccctcagtgggcgagtctgacttgcacttggccggttttgttttatatgggagcttatgacatattatgtcgtagataatcgctggtattctcacggatgacggatagaactcggatgacgggagtgcagtgcgtaatcgccgttaggcAGAAAACCAAAACTCCTTAGAGTGGAAGAGATAGAAAAACCTTTTAAGTACAatgtgtgatgtgtggcacTGCACATCtttcaaaaaataaacatttatattcttctttattttttagatcatcatgatcaacccattgccggctcactacactacactactcctctcagagtgagaaggattttggccatagtctaccaggctggcccgtgccgattggtagacttcctacaccattgagaacattatggagaactctcaggtatgcaggttccctcacgatgttttccttcaccattaaagcaagtgacatttaattacttaaaactattGTGATGGTAGTACATATTTTCAAAAGAAGTTACCTCATTTTGATAGTTTTCTCCACAAGGGTAAACAGTTCATACTGGCCATCAATCTGTCGCACATCCAAAGGTTTTCCCGGAGAAGGGTACAAGTATTCACTGGAAAAGGAAATAAATGGAATTCAATAATAACAAAATGATTACAAATAaaatggctaattctgttgtatacaattaaaaaaaactcaaaactctatttattcagaactagatgacgcccgcgacttcgtccgcgtggatttaggtttttaaaaatcctgtgggaactcttctatttttcgggataaaaagtagcctatgtccttccccgggatgcaagctatcaatgtaccaaatttcgtcaaaatcggttgaatcgttgagccgt
Protein-coding sequences here:
- the Tfb4 gene encoding general transcription factor IIH subunit 3 isoform X2, with the protein product MQKSRNQLAVIGCHFHKSEYLYPSPGKPLDVRQIDGQYELFTLVEKTIKMRLVNLIKSQPQEERPGESLLAGALAMALCFITRMRRQSPPGIRLSSRILIVTGSCDTAQQYINYMNVFFTAQKQQVLLDVCSLDKHLSLLQQGCDITGGLYLKVPSLDGLLQYLLWVFLPEAWERKELVLPGRGRVDYRAACFCHRELLTIGYVCSVCLSVFCKFSPICTTCHTVFKIGGPLAIKPKKKKMKT
- the Tfb4 gene encoding general transcription factor IIH subunit 3 isoform X1, producing MADEDCPSDSSLLVIIVDTNPNQRYITEDPKVLTGCLDAVIAFANSHLMQKSRNQLAVIGCHFHKSEYLYPSPGKPLDVRQIDGQYELFTLVEKTIKMRLVNLIKSQPQEERPGESLLAGALAMALCFITRMRRQSPPGIRLSSRILIVTGSCDTAQQYINYMNVFFTAQKQQVLLDVCSLDKHLSLLQQGCDITGGLYLKVPSLDGLLQYLLWVFLPEAWERKELVLPGRGRVDYRAACFCHRELLTIGYVCSVCLSVFCKFSPICTTCHTVFKIGGPLAIKPKKKKMKT